A window of uncultured Methanoregula sp. genomic DNA:
TTCCCGCATGAAATGGTAAAAACCATGCGTTACTCATAATTGAGATGGGGGGGTGGGGGGTATACCCCCTTGCTGAAAATTTTCCGGACGGGGATAACCCCCCCTCCCTGTTTAACATGACGGGGGGTCCCACCCCCACCAATATACTCTTCCCCGCCCCATATTCCGGCACAGGAGATCCAGATGCAGATCACCCCCGCAATCCATGCACTCCGGCACCCGTTCCAGGTTCCGGTTGCACCCGGCACAGCTCTCGACCGCTTCGTGTACTCGTATCTCATTGCAGGAGAAACTATCACCCTCATCGACAGCGGTGTAGCAGGATGCGAGAGGAGGATCTTCGATTATATCCGGACCATCGGGCGCGATCCAAACGAGATCTCGCTCCTCATCCTGACCCACTCCCATCCCGATCATATCGGGGCGGCCCGGGCGATCCGGGACGCAACAGGGTGCACCGTTGCAGCACACGCGGCCGAGCGGACCTGGATCGAGGATATCGGCCGGCAGAATCGTGAGCGCCCGGTGCCGGGGTTTGACACCCTTGTCGGCGGGCCGGTACCGCTCGATTTCGAGCTCGAAGACGGCTGCACCATTGATACCGACGGAACCGCTGAATACGAAGTCCAGGTGATACATACGCCGGGACATTCCGCCGGTTCGATTGCCCTGTTCATGCCCGGGGAGGGGGCTCTTTTTTCCGGGGATGCCATCCCGGTTGCGGGCGATCTCCCGGTCTATGACGATGCCGCAGGATCCGTGCGATCGATCCGGCTCCTCCGTTCGGTCCAGGGGATCCGGCATCTCCTTTCCGCCTGGGACGAGCCCCGGAGCGGGGATGCAGTCTACCTGCAGATGGACCGGGCACTCGCTCACCTCCAAAGAATTCACACGGCTGTGCTGGCAGCCGCAGGTGAACGCGATCCCGGGATGATGGAAGTTACAAGAAAAACCGCAGAAGCGCTGGGGCTCCCCCAGCAGGCGATAAACCCGCTGCTCGCCCGCACGTTTGCAGCAAACCTCAAGGCACGGGACTCCGCGATCTTCGTCGACTGATCATTCAGGGGGCCGTTTGCTGCAGGGAGCCGTTCTCATGGCGCACCAGTTCAAGCCATGCATCGAACTCCTGAAAGAAACGGGCGATGCGTTCGCGCTCATCGGGGGTCCGTACCGAGATTTTATTATGGTAATACCGGGACTGGTCTTTTGCATCCCAGTGATCCTTCTCGCCATCAACCGGGGATAATTCTGCTTCATCTCCGGTCCGGCATGGTTCATTTTTCAGGGTGCGGCAGAAGGCGGTCCGGACCGGTGACCGGAGGGGTTTTACCGCGCACCTTGTATCCGACCGGCCATCCCAGTGCTCGTTGACCGGGAAGCCGGCCCGGGCAAGGGGCCGGTCCCACGTGGCATCCACAAAAACCCACCGGCACCCGATCTGTACCCGGCAGGCAAGGTGATGGGAGACAGGAACAATGGCAGCCAGTTCCCGGAGCCCGGGCGGGTAACGGATATCCGGATCATTCCAGGAGAAGGCAATCGTGGCATACACAACGTTCAGGTTCAGCCTCCGGTACATATCCGCGAGCAGGTAGTGCTTCGGGCCGCAATATCCCCTGCCGATCCGGAGCATCTCTTCCGGTCCCGACAGGAGATCGCCCCGGGGGACCGCAAGCGAGTACGGGATATCGCGGATGTGCTCAAAGATCGAGATCATGCTCTGGTGCGTATCCAGACCATGAGTCCATTCTTTAAAAGCACTGGCAACCAGCGAGGGCATGGGCGATCCTCTCTATACCAGACTGGAGGGCCGTAACGATAAAACCCCCGCCTCACGATAACGGGAATGAATTCCCAAAGGCAGGTACCGGTAAAAATCGAGAAACTACCCCGTCGGGGGAAAACTATTGAGCGGTGCCGCCGCCCGGACTCTCCCGGCCGGCGGCTGACCGCGTGCAAAAGGAAAAAGTAAGATTATGCGTTCTTCATCTTGGCTTTTGCGACGAATCCGTCTTTGCCAATGTAGTACATGAAGCCCTTTTCCTTGGCAATCTTCTCAGTACCGACTTTCTTCTTCTTGCCGGTCTTGTTGTGCTTCATCGGGGCTGCCCAGACGTATCCATCCTTGCCGATAAAGTAGAGGTAGCCCTTTTCGCGCTGGATC
This region includes:
- a CDS encoding MBL fold metallo-hydrolase → MQITPAIHALRHPFQVPVAPGTALDRFVYSYLIAGETITLIDSGVAGCERRIFDYIRTIGRDPNEISLLILTHSHPDHIGAARAIRDATGCTVAAHAAERTWIEDIGRQNRERPVPGFDTLVGGPVPLDFELEDGCTIDTDGTAEYEVQVIHTPGHSAGSIALFMPGEGALFSGDAIPVAGDLPVYDDAAGSVRSIRLLRSVQGIRHLLSAWDEPRSGDAVYLQMDRALAHLQRIHTAVLAAAGERDPGMMEVTRKTAEALGLPQQAINPLLARTFAANLKARDSAIFVD